One segment of Chionomys nivalis chromosome 1, mChiNiv1.1, whole genome shotgun sequence DNA contains the following:
- the Fkbp14 gene encoding peptidyl-prolyl cis-trans isomerase FKBP14, producing the protein MSFFLWNAILTLWVTAVSGALIPEPEVKIEVLQKPFICHRKTKGGDLMLVHYEGYLEKDGSLFHSTHKHNNGQPIWFTLGILEALKGWDQGLKGMCVGEKRKLIIPPALGYGKEGKGKIPPESTLIFNIDLLEIRNGPRSHESFQEMDLNDDWKLSKHEVKVYLKKEFEKHGAVVNESHHDALVEDIFDKEDEDKDGFISAREFTYVHDEL; encoded by the exons ATGAGTTTTTTCTTGTGGAACGCGATCTTGACACTGTGGGTCACGGCTGTGAGTGGAGCTTTGATCCCTGAGCCAGAGGTGAAAATCGAAGTTCTCCAGAAGCCTTTCATCTGCCATCGCAAGACCAAGGGAGGAGACCTGATGTTGGTCCACTACGAGGGCTATTTAGAAAAGGACGGCTCCCTGTTTCACTCCAC TCACAAACATAACAATGGTCAGCCCATCTGGTTCACCCTGGGCATCCTGGAGGCTCTCAAAGGCTGGGACCAAGGCTTGAAGGGGAtgtgtgtgggagagaagagaaagctcATCATTCCTCCAGCCTTGGGCTACGGCAAAGAAGGGAAAG GCAAAATCCCCCCAGAGAGCACATTGATATTCAACATTGACCTCCTGGAGATTCGAAATGGCCCACGGTCCCATGAATCATTTCAAGAAATGGATCTGAATGACGACTGGAAGCTCTCTAAGCATGAG GTTAAAGTGTATCTGAAGAAGGAGTTTGAGAAGCACGGTGCAGTGGTGAATGAAAGTCACCATGATGCTTTGGTGGAGGATatctttgataaagaagatgAAGACAAAGATGGCTTTATCTCAGCTAGAGAATTTACATATGTGCATGACGAACTGTGA